In Carnobacterium sp. CP1, the following are encoded in one genomic region:
- a CDS encoding aminotransferase class I/II-fold pyridoxal phosphate-dependent enzyme — protein sequence MDLSREAATNRIAELEKEYQHYLKSPMNLTITRGVPGKEQLALSEPMLGLLNKPEDFISQETIDIRNYGELTGIYEAKKLFSELLGAGIEETVIGGNSSLSLMYLVLTTKFFMGEHPWQAEEKVKFLCPSPGYDRHFSMTEHLGIEMIPVEMDENGPKMDEVERLVSNDAAIKGIWCVPTYSNPTGVTYSDEVVDRLATMTTKAPDFTILWDNAYLVHHLTDVHETAKNILTTCKTVGNADRVWMFCSTSKITFPGAGVAALAASKANVALIADELSYQTIGYDKLNQMRHVKFLQNPEQVAAHMAKHAAILKPKFDLIKEKLHERFDGKPLVEWTEPAGGYFVHLTTLDGCATKIVAALDKIGVKVTNAGATYPYGKNPRDNSIRLAPTPVALADLDQAMNAIGLCIELVSLEKMYS from the coding sequence ATGGATTTATCAAGAGAAGCAGCAACCAACCGTATTGCTGAATTAGAAAAAGAATACCAGCACTATCTTAAGAGCCCTATGAACTTAACGATTACGCGAGGTGTTCCTGGTAAAGAACAATTAGCTTTGTCTGAACCGATGTTAGGTTTATTAAACAAACCGGAAGATTTTATCAGTCAGGAAACCATCGATATTCGTAATTACGGAGAATTAACCGGGATCTATGAAGCCAAAAAATTGTTTTCTGAACTTTTAGGTGCAGGAATAGAAGAAACCGTCATCGGCGGGAACTCTAGTTTAAGTCTGATGTATTTGGTATTAACAACGAAATTTTTTATGGGGGAACACCCTTGGCAAGCAGAAGAAAAAGTGAAATTTCTTTGCCCCAGTCCTGGATACGATCGTCACTTTTCAATGACTGAACATTTAGGAATTGAAATGATACCGGTAGAGATGGACGAAAACGGGCCTAAGATGGATGAAGTGGAACGTTTAGTGAGCAATGATGCTGCAATAAAAGGAATTTGGTGCGTTCCGACTTATAGCAATCCAACGGGTGTAACGTATTCGGATGAGGTGGTTGATCGGTTAGCAACAATGACAACCAAAGCTCCAGATTTTACTATTCTGTGGGACAACGCTTATCTAGTCCATCATTTAACCGATGTGCATGAAACAGCAAAAAACATATTGACTACTTGTAAGACAGTTGGAAATGCAGATCGAGTCTGGATGTTTTGCTCAACTTCTAAAATAACGTTCCCGGGAGCTGGAGTTGCAGCATTAGCTGCTTCAAAAGCAAACGTTGCATTGATTGCTGATGAACTATCGTATCAAACGATTGGTTATGATAAATTAAACCAAATGCGGCATGTAAAGTTCTTACAAAATCCTGAACAAGTAGCGGCTCATATGGCCAAACACGCTGCAATTTTAAAACCAAAATTTGATTTGATCAAAGAAAAATTGCATGAACGGTTTGACGGAAAACCATTAGTCGAATGGACGGAACCTGCTGGAGGCTATTTTGTTCACCTTACGACATTAGACGGCTGTGCGACCAAAATAGTGGCTGCTTTAGACAAAATCGGAGTGAAAGTAACAAATGCAGGGGCTACGTATCCATATGGAAAAAATCCGCGGGACAACAGCATTCGCCTTGCGCCGACACCAGTAGCATTAGCTGACTTGGATCAAGCAATGAATGCGATTGGTTTGTGTATCGAATTAGTCAGTTTAGAAAAAATGTACTCATAA
- a CDS encoding sodium ion-translocating decarboxylase subunit beta: MLDALNEMLRTSGFANLSYKELIMLVLACFFLYLAIQKGYEPYLLIPIAFGMLLVNLPLAGLMSAPLNGENGGLLYYIYQGIDLGIFPPLIFLCLGAATDFGPLIANPKTLLLGGAAQIGIFVAFFGALIFGMTPQEAASIGIIGGADGPTAIYLTTRLAPHLLSTIAIAAYSYMALIPIIQPPIIRLLTTKKEREIKMEQLREVSKKEKIIFPIVTTLVVSLVVPSATPLIGMLMLGNLVKESGQVPKITEALQNAFMYTVTILLGLSVGAKASGDVFLTIETLQIIILGLVAFSIGTAGGVLMGKVMNKWSGGKINPMIGAAGVSAVPMAARVVQKEGVKANPANFLLMHAMGPNVAGVIGSAIAAGVLLSFLN, encoded by the coding sequence ATGTTGGATGCTCTGAACGAAATGCTCAGAACTTCAGGTTTTGCAAATTTGTCTTACAAAGAACTGATCATGCTGGTGTTAGCTTGTTTTTTCCTGTATTTGGCAATACAAAAAGGGTACGAACCCTACTTGCTGATCCCGATTGCTTTTGGCATGCTTTTAGTCAATTTGCCTTTAGCAGGTTTAATGTCGGCTCCCTTGAATGGAGAAAACGGCGGTTTATTGTATTACATTTACCAAGGAATTGATTTAGGAATCTTCCCGCCTTTGATTTTCCTTTGTTTAGGTGCTGCTACAGACTTTGGACCGCTGATCGCTAATCCCAAAACGCTACTATTAGGCGGAGCTGCTCAAATTGGGATCTTTGTTGCATTTTTTGGTGCATTGATTTTCGGAATGACGCCTCAAGAAGCTGCGTCGATTGGAATTATCGGTGGTGCAGATGGTCCGACCGCTATTTATTTAACGACCCGATTGGCCCCTCATTTATTATCTACGATTGCTATTGCTGCTTACTCTTATATGGCTTTGATTCCGATTATTCAGCCTCCGATCATCCGGCTGTTAACGACCAAAAAAGAACGCGAAATAAAAATGGAACAGTTGCGCGAAGTATCTAAAAAAGAAAAAATCATTTTCCCAATAGTGACGACATTAGTTGTCAGTTTGGTGGTGCCTTCAGCTACACCTTTGATCGGAATGTTGATGTTGGGAAACCTGGTGAAAGAAAGCGGTCAAGTACCGAAAATAACCGAAGCCCTGCAAAATGCCTTTATGTATACCGTAACGATTTTATTAGGATTGTCCGTTGGTGCAAAAGCGAGCGGGGATGTCTTTTTAACGATTGAAACATTGCAAATCATTATTTTAGGTCTAGTGGCGTTTTCAATCGGAACAGCAGGTGGAGTTTTAATGGGGAAAGTCATGAACAAATGGTCAGGAGGAAAAATCAATCCAATGATCGGTGCTGCCGGAGTATCTGCTGTCCCTATGGCCGCACGTGTTGTACAAAAAGAAGGAGTTAAAGCAAACCCTGCTAATTTTCTATTGATGCACGCCATGGGACCCAATGTAGCCGGGGTGATTGGCTCTGCCATAGCGGCTGGAGTGTTATTATCGTTTTTGAATTAG
- a CDS encoding biotin/lipoyl-containing protein has product MKQYEIQVNGKVYHVSVKELSESSDVTPTTSQETIKEAESAVASPETVAKPASNREVAAPIPGTILSLAVKKGQSVKAGEVLCVLEAMKMENEIVAPQSGIISSIPIQVNQAVEAGDVLVVL; this is encoded by the coding sequence ATGAAACAATATGAAATTCAAGTAAATGGCAAAGTTTACCACGTTTCAGTTAAAGAACTTTCTGAATCATCAGATGTAACACCAACCACATCTCAAGAAACAATCAAAGAAGCAGAGTCTGCTGTTGCAAGTCCCGAGACGGTCGCTAAACCAGCTTCAAATAGGGAAGTAGCTGCTCCTATACCGGGAACGATTTTATCTCTAGCGGTAAAAAAAGGACAGTCTGTAAAAGCTGGCGAAGTTTTGTGTGTTTTGGAAGCGATGAAAATGGAAAACGAAATAGTGGCGCCTCAAAGCGGAATCATTTCAAGTATTCCTATCCAAGTAAATCAAGCTGTGGAAGCCGGGGATGTTTTGGTGGTGCTCTAA
- a CDS encoding OadG family protein, with product MRFTLIDGVVVTITSLVMVFLALIILLFTIELIHYMVKRTGKKEPPVTTLAGNQILAKDEETELVAALMALVLANEDQQNKSYQITEIKRIR from the coding sequence ATGCGTTTTACTTTAATAGATGGAGTCGTGGTCACTATAACCAGCCTCGTCATGGTTTTTTTAGCCTTGATCATTCTGCTGTTCACTATTGAACTAATCCATTACATGGTTAAACGTACGGGGAAAAAAGAACCGCCAGTAACAACACTTGCGGGAAATCAGATTTTAGCAAAAGATGAAGAAACAGAGTTAGTAGCTGCTTTAATGGCGCTAGTTTTGGCTAATGAAGATCAACAAAATAAAAGCTATCAAATAACTGAGATCAAAAGAATTCGTTAG
- a CDS encoding oxaloacetate decarboxylase subunit alpha produces the protein MTEKYLEITETVLRDAHQSLMATRMTTDEMLPIIEKMDRVGYYSLECWGGATFDAAIRFLDEDPWERLREIKKRAPQTKLQMLLRGQNLLGYRHYADDIVDKFVEKASKNGIDVFRIFDALNDTRNLEASLKAVKRHGGHAELTICYTISEVHTIDYYAALADQLQQMGADSICLKDMAGILTPYTAEKLVKRLKEVLTIPLSLHTHATSGISQMTYLKAVEAGVDRIDTAISPFSEGTSQPPTESMVLSLNEGNVKTRVDVALLEEIADYFKPIRDHYLASGILNPKMMGVDPKALLYQVPGGMLSNLYGQLEQAKATDKYDQVLKEVPKVREDLGYPPLVTPMSQMVGTQAVFNVLAGERYQMVPNEIKEYLRGSYGQSPVPVKEAFRKKIIKNEEVITDRPANHLSPEFDRLKAELGDLAKKDEDVLTYAMFPQVGKAFLEKKYSQVKGSSMASKKEQQEKKAIKIIAVM, from the coding sequence ATGACAGAAAAATACTTGGAAATTACAGAAACGGTTTTACGAGATGCTCATCAAAGCTTGATGGCCACTCGTATGACGACGGATGAAATGCTGCCCATTATTGAAAAGATGGACCGCGTCGGCTATTATTCACTCGAATGTTGGGGTGGTGCTACTTTTGATGCAGCTATTCGTTTCTTAGATGAAGATCCCTGGGAAAGGCTGCGTGAGATCAAAAAAAGAGCTCCGCAAACAAAACTGCAAATGTTATTGAGAGGCCAAAACCTATTGGGGTATCGTCATTATGCAGATGATATTGTAGACAAATTTGTTGAAAAAGCTAGTAAAAACGGAATCGATGTATTTCGTATTTTCGATGCTTTAAATGATACGCGTAACCTGGAGGCTTCTTTGAAAGCGGTCAAGAGACATGGCGGCCACGCGGAGTTGACGATTTGCTATACGATCAGTGAGGTCCATACGATTGATTACTATGCCGCACTAGCGGATCAATTGCAGCAAATGGGGGCAGATTCCATTTGCCTTAAAGATATGGCTGGCATCCTAACTCCTTATACAGCTGAAAAGCTGGTTAAAAGATTAAAAGAAGTGCTGACTATTCCGCTGAGTCTTCACACTCATGCGACCAGCGGAATTTCACAAATGACTTATTTAAAAGCGGTGGAAGCTGGAGTGGATAGAATCGATACAGCCATTTCGCCTTTTTCAGAAGGAACAAGCCAGCCTCCAACTGAATCAATGGTGCTTTCTTTAAATGAAGGAAACGTAAAAACAAGAGTAGACGTTGCATTGCTGGAAGAGATTGCTGACTATTTTAAACCGATACGAGACCATTATTTGGCTTCCGGCATATTGAACCCTAAGATGATGGGTGTTGACCCTAAAGCTTTATTATACCAAGTGCCAGGTGGAATGTTGTCTAATTTGTACGGCCAGTTAGAACAAGCAAAAGCCACTGATAAATACGATCAAGTATTAAAAGAAGTACCAAAAGTCAGAGAAGATCTAGGGTACCCGCCTTTAGTCACCCCGATGAGCCAAATGGTGGGAACACAAGCAGTTTTTAATGTATTGGCAGGGGAAAGATACCAAATGGTGCCAAATGAAATCAAAGAATACTTGCGAGGTTCTTATGGGCAAAGCCCGGTACCTGTTAAAGAAGCTTTTCGGAAAAAGATCATCAAAAATGAAGAAGTCATAACGGATCGGCCAGCTAATCATCTTTCACCGGAATTTGACCGCTTAAAAGCTGAATTAGGAGATTTGGCAAAAAAAGATGAAGATGTCCTAACGTATGCTATGTTTCCTCAAGTCGGGAAAGCTTTCCTTGAAAAGAAATACTCCCAAGTAAAGGGCAGCTCAATGGCAAGTAAAAAGGAACAACAAGAAAAAAAGGCAATCAAAATAATTGCGGTGATGTAA
- a CDS encoding phosphoenolpyruvate carboxykinase (ATP): MSTRETFQKSEIRKDNPFFSPLRAVIETSMYGNNVKNVTSLDEAYELALDAPGTIVTDLSVKYTEKLDLPKDAKVLVENGGAVVGRTAAARRIVGNNKDEDAKLAVIVREAVYQGSLKKRYKTAAYVGLDSEFMVKAHLSVPEGQENNLYSWLLNFQVTNDLYNKMYAASREIEAGDIFIYSDPNWQHPDYPLGLAYFDTDHNAAIILGMNYFGELKKATLTLAWGTAHRMGYASCHGGQKKFTLADGTNYVSAFFGLSGSGKSTLTHAKHNHKYQIEVLHDDAFIISLTDGSSIALEPAYFDKTQDYPSDHEEVDYFVTVQNVAVTLDENGEKVLLTEDLRNGNGRTVKSRYSTPNRVDRIDEPIDAIYWIMKDESLPPVIKVEDPILAASFGATLATKRSSAERLKEGVDMDKLVIVPYANPFRVYPLAEDYQQFKQLFEEREIECYILNTGFFLDKKITPAVTLKSIESIVDGTAEFESFGGNEQMSYLKVAGYEPDFMDEAYKQLVFDRMQMRVEHIQEKNAADGMDVLPDEALKTLEKIINR; the protein is encoded by the coding sequence ATGTCAACCAGAGAAACGTTTCAAAAGTCAGAAATTAGAAAAGATAATCCCTTTTTTTCCCCTTTACGAGCAGTAATCGAGACCTCTATGTACGGCAACAATGTGAAAAATGTAACGAGTCTAGATGAAGCATACGAATTAGCGCTTGATGCGCCAGGTACCATCGTAACGGACTTATCAGTAAAATATACGGAAAAATTGGATTTGCCTAAAGATGCAAAAGTTTTAGTCGAAAACGGAGGAGCAGTGGTTGGGAGAACGGCAGCTGCCCGAAGAATCGTAGGGAATAATAAAGATGAAGACGCTAAGTTAGCTGTAATCGTAAGAGAGGCTGTTTACCAGGGGTCTTTGAAAAAACGTTATAAAACAGCTGCTTATGTAGGGTTAGATTCAGAATTCATGGTGAAGGCCCATCTTTCAGTGCCAGAAGGTCAAGAAAACAATTTATATTCTTGGCTGTTAAACTTTCAAGTAACAAACGATTTATACAATAAAATGTATGCCGCTTCTCGTGAAATTGAAGCTGGGGACATTTTTATTTATTCTGATCCTAACTGGCAGCATCCTGATTATCCTCTCGGTTTAGCCTATTTTGATACGGACCACAATGCAGCTATTATTCTGGGCATGAATTATTTCGGCGAACTGAAAAAAGCTACATTGACTTTAGCATGGGGCACAGCTCATCGGATGGGATATGCTTCTTGTCATGGAGGCCAAAAGAAATTCACATTAGCGGATGGAACAAATTATGTTTCGGCTTTCTTTGGATTATCTGGCTCTGGAAAATCTACATTGACACATGCTAAACACAACCATAAATACCAAATTGAAGTCTTACATGATGATGCTTTCATTATTTCTTTAACCGATGGGTCTTCCATTGCTCTGGAACCGGCTTACTTTGACAAAACACAAGATTACCCTTCAGATCATGAAGAAGTCGACTATTTTGTTACAGTCCAAAATGTGGCCGTCACGTTAGATGAAAATGGAGAAAAAGTTCTGCTGACGGAGGATTTACGTAATGGAAATGGGCGTACAGTTAAATCGCGTTATTCTACTCCTAACCGTGTTGACCGGATTGATGAGCCCATTGACGCTATTTATTGGATTATGAAAGATGAAAGTTTGCCGCCCGTTATTAAAGTAGAAGATCCTATTTTAGCAGCGAGCTTTGGAGCGACATTGGCTACTAAACGTTCATCAGCTGAGCGGTTAAAAGAAGGAGTAGACATGGATAAATTAGTAATTGTCCCTTATGCAAATCCTTTCCGTGTTTATCCATTGGCAGAAGACTATCAACAATTTAAACAGCTTTTTGAAGAGCGAGAAATAGAGTGTTATATTTTGAATACCGGCTTTTTCTTAGATAAAAAAATTACTCCTGCTGTGACACTGAAAAGCATTGAGTCGATTGTTGATGGAACTGCAGAATTTGAGTCTTTTGGCGGAAATGAGCAGATGAGTTATTTAAAAGTAGCAGGTTATGAGCCGGATTTCATGGATGAAGCCTATAAACAATTGGTTTTTGATCGCATGCAAATGCGCGTAGAACACATACAAGAAAAAAACGCAGCAGATGGAATGGATGTTTTACCTGATGAAGCATTGAAAACGTTGGAAAAAATTATTAATCGCTGA
- a CDS encoding group II intron maturase-specific domain-containing protein — translation MENTGKVRSRPSKAAKLKFRNRLRKLTSRKRPGTFKQIIKEINLYTQGWINYYGIGDMKSFIKSVAHWLNHRLRQLCWKRWNKVSTKFRMLRKYGIEKEEAWKVANTRKGYWRMTRTHTLHRAITKKKLVNWGLKDLNQLFQQRYLSY, via the coding sequence CTGGAAAACACAGGGAAAGTCAGAAGCCGCCCATCTAAGGCGGCTAAACTCAAGTTCCGTAACCGACTGAGAAAACTAACGAGCCGAAAACGTCCTGGTACATTCAAACAAATTATAAAAGAAATTAACCTCTATACACAAGGCTGGATTAATTATTATGGAATTGGAGATATGAAAAGCTTTATCAAGAGCGTTGCTCATTGGCTAAATCATCGATTGAGACAACTATGTTGGAAACGATGGAACAAAGTATCGACTAAATTTCGTATGTTAAGAAAGTATGGAATAGAGAAAGAAGAAGCATGGAAGGTGGCTAATACGAGAAAAGGGTATTGGCGTATGACCCGTACCCACACACTTCACCGAGCGATTACGAAGAAAAAGCTGGTAAATTGGGGTCTAAAAGACCTAAACCAACTTTTCCAGCAGAGATACTTAAGTTATTGA
- the ltrA gene encoding group II intron reverse transcriptase/maturase codes for MMKQDGISLINQIANSDNLKSASKKVYQNKGAAGIDGVTVHELDAHLIKYGQQMIEKMRAGTYQPQPVKRVSIPKDNGGIRNLGIPVVRDRVVQQAILQVIEPIIDPSFSTYSYGFRKGRNAHQAIKQAEQYVSEGYKTIVDFDLRNYFDTVHHQKLMNYLNYYIQDKIVLRLIWNFLKAGIMDGNVFIENYKGTPQGGVISPLLANVYLNQLDRELEKRGHRFVRYADDFCIYVKTPRAGERVLKSVTTFIEGNLRLEINTEKSKVTTPAKAKFLGFTIWKTQGKSEAAHLRRLNSSSVTD; via the coding sequence ATGATGAAACAAGATGGTATCTCATTAATCAATCAAATCGCTAATTCAGATAATTTAAAGTCAGCCAGCAAGAAAGTGTATCAAAATAAAGGAGCTGCCGGTATCGATGGAGTGACCGTTCATGAATTGGACGCTCACTTAATAAAATATGGTCAGCAAATGATAGAGAAGATGAGAGCAGGAACTTACCAACCACAACCTGTTAAGCGGGTTTCTATCCCTAAGGATAATGGTGGCATAAGAAACTTGGGAATTCCTGTGGTGCGAGATCGAGTGGTGCAACAAGCTATTCTACAAGTGATTGAACCCATCATTGACCCTTCCTTTTCGACATACAGTTATGGTTTTAGGAAAGGCAGGAACGCTCATCAAGCGATTAAACAGGCAGAACAATATGTATCCGAAGGATACAAAACGATTGTCGACTTTGATTTGCGTAACTATTTTGATACAGTTCATCATCAAAAGTTGATGAATTACCTCAACTACTATATCCAAGATAAAATAGTGTTGCGGTTAATATGGAATTTTCTTAAAGCTGGAATTATGGACGGCAATGTCTTTATTGAGAATTATAAAGGAACCCCTCAAGGTGGAGTTATCTCTCCACTACTCGCTAATGTCTATTTAAATCAACTAGATAGAGAATTAGAGAAGCGAGGACACCGGTTTGTACGTTATGCGGACGACTTTTGTATCTATGTGAAAACACCTAGAGCAGGAGAACGAGTTTTAAAAAGCGTGACGACCTTTATAGAGGGAAACCTCCGGTTGGAGATTAATACGGAAAAAAGTAAAGTGACTACTCCAGCTAAAGCTAAGTTTCTAGGTTTCACTATCTGGAAAACACAGGGAAAGTCAGAAGCCGCCCATCTAAGGCGGCTAAACTCAAGTTCCGTAACCGACTGA
- a CDS encoding ISL3 family transposase, with product MPTSNDMRKVLDIQDKNIVFEEDCVEYGQFKGKKCKFIKGRLTYIPQECMKCHTPNEQYTIYCNGTQTSRITLPMSGIHPTYLLLKKQRFMCKECEATFTAKTPLLKENCFISNHVKAQILDKSSMAQSIKDISSQTGVSSATTQRVINEQAKNYKPHYFWLPKHLSFDEFKYANSTMAFEYIDAEKGTIIDILPSRDSRTIKDHFLSRYSLKARKKVETITVDMNAGYVNFIPILFPNAKIIIDRFHIVQLINRSLNRTRITVMNQFHTSNGEDMKKYRRLKRFWKKILKKESELSYTTYTYYALFGLRLESAIVDELLGYNTVLKETYEVYQTILKALEENDYDELVKILEKDYPLISKPMKTSLKTLKKHMKHIKNTVTYKYSNGKIEGINNKIKVLNRVAYGYRNFVNYKNRILLHFNMKPAAIKQNEKTLFIAA from the coding sequence TTGCCTACATCAAATGATATGCGAAAAGTACTAGATATACAAGACAAAAACATTGTTTTTGAAGAGGATTGCGTAGAATACGGTCAATTCAAAGGGAAAAAATGTAAATTTATTAAAGGACGATTGACCTACATTCCGCAGGAATGTATGAAGTGCCATACACCAAACGAGCAGTATACCATCTACTGTAACGGAACACAGACCTCGCGCATTACTTTACCCATGAGTGGTATTCATCCCACCTATTTACTGCTTAAAAAGCAGCGATTCATGTGCAAAGAATGCGAGGCTACATTTACTGCGAAAACGCCTCTATTGAAAGAAAATTGTTTTATTTCAAATCATGTAAAAGCACAAATTTTAGATAAATCGTCTATGGCTCAATCTATAAAAGATATCTCTAGTCAAACGGGAGTTTCTTCAGCAACGACGCAGCGCGTTATTAACGAGCAAGCTAAGAATTACAAACCGCATTACTTCTGGCTTCCTAAACATCTTTCGTTTGACGAGTTTAAGTATGCCAATAGCACAATGGCTTTTGAATACATTGATGCCGAAAAAGGAACGATCATTGATATCTTGCCTTCTCGAGACAGTCGAACGATAAAAGACCATTTCCTTTCACGGTATAGCCTAAAGGCTAGAAAAAAAGTAGAAACCATTACAGTCGATATGAACGCTGGTTACGTCAATTTTATTCCCATTCTTTTTCCAAACGCCAAGATCATTATTGATCGTTTTCATATTGTCCAGCTGATTAATCGTTCACTGAATCGTACAAGGATAACGGTTATGAATCAATTTCATACCTCAAATGGAGAAGATATGAAAAAGTACCGTCGATTAAAACGGTTTTGGAAAAAAATCTTAAAGAAAGAATCTGAACTGTCTTATACAACCTATACTTATTATGCTTTATTTGGTCTACGCTTAGAATCAGCGATCGTCGACGAACTGTTGGGCTACAACACCGTTCTGAAAGAGACTTATGAGGTGTATCAAACGATTCTAAAGGCTCTTGAAGAGAATGACTATGATGAGCTAGTAAAGATTTTAGAAAAAGATTATCCACTTATTTCAAAACCAATGAAGACGAGCCTCAAAACATTGAAAAAACATATGAAGCACATAAAAAATACCGTTACCTATAAGTATTCAAACGGAAAAATTGAAGGAATCAACAATAAGATCAAAGTTCTTAACCGTGTGGCCTACGGCTACCGAAACTTCGTGAACTATAAAAACCGTATTCTTCTGCATTTTAATATGAAACCAGCGGCTATTAAACAGAACGAAAAAACACTTTTCATAGCAGCATAA
- a CDS encoding dihydrolipoyl dehydrogenase family protein encodes MNKYTTDVAIIGFGKAGKTLAGALAKKGQSVIIIEESTEMYGGTCINVGCLPTKSLTHSAKIIEQLSAFGIERTAETNKRFFKQAMDYKTELVTKLNKKNYHKVADLDNATVLDGFAHFKDDHTLLVDTETETLQVTAAKIVIGTGSTAFIPEIENSQSSQHIYTSEEILELTDLPQKLGIIGAGPIGLEFASYFAEFGSEVTVYQFDDSFLSREDTDDAKAVLDRLEELGVTFEFNAQAKSVEDTNTGVRLTVEQNGGVKMAELNEILVATGRIPNTSKLDVEKASVVLGERGEIKVNKNLQSSVEHIWAVGDVKGGPQFTYISLDDYRIVLPQLLGQESNYNLETRRVYPTATFVDPTFARVGLNEKEATEAGKNYKAAKMSVSSVPKAQVLRETSGFLKVLVEVETDFILGARFFSHEAHEMINLIALAINENISYKNLRDGIYTHPTMSEALNDLLEMI; translated from the coding sequence ATGAACAAATATACTACAGATGTAGCTATTATTGGTTTCGGAAAAGCAGGGAAAACATTAGCAGGTGCTTTAGCTAAAAAAGGGCAATCCGTCATTATAATTGAAGAATCAACTGAAATGTATGGCGGAACCTGCATTAACGTTGGTTGCTTACCGACTAAATCGTTGACCCACAGCGCAAAAATCATTGAACAATTATCAGCGTTTGGGATTGAACGAACCGCTGAAACCAACAAGCGATTCTTCAAACAAGCGATGGATTACAAAACTGAATTAGTGACTAAATTGAACAAAAAAAATTACCATAAAGTTGCTGATTTAGACAATGCAACCGTATTGGACGGATTTGCTCACTTTAAAGATGATCATACACTATTAGTAGATACAGAAACTGAAACCTTACAAGTGACTGCTGCTAAGATCGTCATTGGTACTGGTTCGACTGCTTTTATTCCAGAAATCGAAAATAGTCAAAGCAGTCAGCATATTTACACAAGCGAAGAAATTTTAGAATTAACTGATTTGCCACAAAAATTAGGTATTATTGGAGCTGGTCCAATTGGGTTAGAGTTTGCTTCTTATTTTGCTGAATTCGGTTCTGAAGTAACGGTCTATCAATTTGATGATTCATTTTTGTCGCGTGAAGACACTGATGATGCAAAAGCTGTTTTGGATAGGTTAGAGGAATTAGGTGTAACCTTTGAATTTAATGCCCAAGCTAAAAGTGTTGAAGATACGAATACTGGCGTACGTCTAACAGTTGAACAAAATGGTGGAGTGAAAATGGCTGAATTAAACGAAATCCTAGTTGCTACTGGTCGTATTCCTAATACAAGTAAATTAGATGTTGAAAAGGCTAGTGTAGTACTTGGCGAACGTGGCGAAATTAAAGTCAACAAGAACCTACAATCTTCTGTTGAACACATTTGGGCAGTTGGCGACGTTAAAGGTGGTCCTCAATTCACTTATATTTCATTGGATGACTACCGCATTGTTTTACCTCAATTACTAGGCCAAGAATCTAACTACAATTTAGAAACGCGTCGTGTTTATCCGACAGCAACCTTTGTGGATCCGACATTTGCACGCGTAGGTTTAAATGAAAAAGAAGCAACTGAAGCTGGAAAAAATTATAAAGCGGCTAAAATGTCTGTTTCCTCTGTGCCAAAAGCTCAAGTATTGCGTGAAACAAGTGGCTTTTTAAAGGTCTTAGTTGAGGTAGAGACTGATTTTATCTTAGGTGCACGTTTCTTCAGTCATGAAGCCCATGAAATGATCAACTTGATTGCTTTAGCAATCAATGAAAATATATCCTATAAGAACTTACGTGATGGAATTTATACCCATCCTACTATGAGCGAGGCATTGAATGATTTGCTTGAAATGATTTAA